One genomic window of Elaeis guineensis isolate ETL-2024a chromosome 2, EG11, whole genome shotgun sequence includes the following:
- the LOC105058795 gene encoding LOW QUALITY PROTEIN: uncharacterized protein (The sequence of the model RefSeq protein was modified relative to this genomic sequence to represent the inferred CDS: inserted 6 bases in 5 codons), translated as MLLGPRRLHTLSVIPFIPQQIMGETHTAVATQEEGKERRKDKEAKKEKKKKKRSLETLADGIPETLDLDRASNXWGCPRKGKGREILLRSIAAFLESNGFSKTLSALKSEVQLEMDGWKSSILNFDDLLSKCLELSKGHAEVSIDWLKEKDSEKVGISAEAEARNIYNVVSEQLHKKKXKSDDIDAGAKAEISKTGLANSSDGIVGTVEKISKKQVDELQVKSKEKKKERPTFEDCSVENTQASQEKNLKESTSMDDMTDFKKLKSADGSYVETKDKKRKKKLASDSLGENAEKSQLEVGHGTVENNVHENQLSKRHNEKEKRKKKHKMVSDSYSEKSEPSDYGKFQEVVRNKLEELKFLTKESTESTAKLKDEKKKRTKQIFDSLAXDSNSAGCESNTDSKLLDSVTKHAGVKESLDGKDSERKKKRKGKSTSESAISSXSVDGGSSHEDLRKSDAGKKNVPVSEDNVDKNEKEKSKKRKRLAHEENGAPMDKAFKIEPEVTEDYKETGTLKNSHKSLTEYEHLVPSKRRKTEENKENIKRSGEQLDGIIKCKDNLXTHDSQKEVVGHQVENGNGEEKTREGGNSSTSIKKEKNLAEPKTTNAFRRVKVDEVQFTDKRLQDNSYWAKDGAENGYGAKAQNILGQVRGRDFRHEKTKKKRGTYKGGQIDLQSHSIKFNCSDEE; from the exons ATGCTTTTAGGCCCCAGGCGACTCCATACATTGTCGGTGATCCCCTTCATTCCTCAGCAAATCATGGGCGAAACCCACACCGCCGTCGCGACCCAGGAGGAGGGTAAGGAGAGGAGGAAGGATAAGGAggcgaagaaggagaagaagaagaagaagaggtcctTGGAAACGCTAGCAGACGGCATACCGGAAACCCTAGACCTCGATCGGGCGAGTA GGTGGGGCTGCCCCCGCAAGGGGAAGGGGAGAGAAATCCTTCTCCGATCGATTGCCGCTTTCCTTGAGAGCAATGGGTTCTCCAAAACCCTCTCTGCCTTAAAGTCCGAAGTCCAGCTTGAG ATGGATGGCTGGAAATCATCTATTTTGAACTTTGATGACCTATTGAGCAAGTGCTTGGAGCTAAG TAAAGGTCATGCAGAAGTGAGCATTGATTGGCTGAAAGAGAAAG ATTCAGAAAAAGTTGGTATTTCTGCGGAAGCAGAAGCAAGGAATATTTATAATGTTGTCTCTGAACAACtacacaagaaaaa aaaaagtgatgACATTGATGCTGGTGCAAAAGCTGAGATATCTAAAACTGGACTGGCAAACAGCTCTGATGGAATTGTTGGTACTGTGGAAAAGATATCAAAGAAACAAGTGGATGAGTTACAGGTAAAAtctaaggagaagaaaaaagaaaggccgACTTTTGAAGATTGCTCTGTTGAAAATACTCAAGCTTCTCAAGAGAAGAACCTGAAAGAGTCGACGAGTATGGATGATATGACAGACTTTAAGAAGTTGAAATCAGCTGATGGCTCATATGTTGAAActaaagacaagaaaaggaaaaagaaattgGCTTCTGACTCACtgggtgaaaatgctgaaaagagtCAGCTGGAGGTTGGTCATGGAACAGTTGAGAATAATGTTCATGAAAATCAGTTGTCAAAACGgcataatgaaaaagaaaagaggaagaagaaacacAAGATGGTCTCTGATTCTTATAGTGAGAAATCAGAGCCTAGTGactatggaaaatttcaagaggtggttagaaataaattagaggaATTGAAGTTTTTGACCAAGGAATCCACTGAATCAACTGCCAAACTtaaagatgaaaagaaaaagagaaccaAACAAATCTTTGATTCTCTTG AGGACTCAAATTCTGCAGGTTGTGAGAGCAATACTGATTCTAAACTACTGGATTCTGTGACCAAGCATGCTGGTGTCAAGGAATCATTAGACGGTAAAGATTCTGAAcgtaagaagaaaaggaaaggcaAATCAACATCTGAAAGTGCCATCAGCT GGTCGGTAGATGGAGGATCATCTCATGAAGATCTAAGAAAATCAGATGCAGGGAAGAAAAATGTCCCTGTATCTGAAGATAATGTTGATAAAAATGAGAAGGAAAAatccaagaaaagaaaaagattggcCCATGAAGAAAATGGGGCACCGATGGACAAGGCATTCAAAATCGAACCTGAAGTTACTGAAGATTACAAGGAAACAGGGACCCTTAAAAATTCTCACAAGTCTTTGACAGAGTATGAGCACCTTGTTCCTTCTAAAAGGAGGAAAACAGAAGAAAACAAGGAGAATATTAAACGTTCTGGTGAACAACTTGATGGTATTATCAAGTGTAAAGATAACC GTACACATGACTCACAGAAGGAGGTAGTAGGACATCAAGTGGAAAATGGTAATGGTGAAGAGAAAACAAGGGAGGGTGGCAACTCATCAACatcaataaagaaagaaaagaatttaGCAGAG CCAAAAACTACCAATGCATTTCGAAGGGTGAAGGTGGATGAAGTTCAGTTTACTGATAAGAGACTTCAAGATAATTCTTATTGGGCTAAG GATGGTGCAGAAAATGGATATGGTGCAAAGGCACAAAATATTCTCGGTCAAGTCAGAGGAAG GGACTTCAGACATGAAAAGACCAAGAAGAAGCGTGGAACTTATAAGGGAGGACAGATCGATCTGCAGTCTCATTCTATAAAATTCAACTGTTCAGATGAGGAATGA